The Desulforamulus hydrothermalis Lam5 = DSM 18033 genome includes a window with the following:
- a CDS encoding acyclic terpene utilization AtuA family protein, producing MREYKVLSPTAILGYGFPEESFQAGLERSPDLIAVDAGSTDPGPYYLGAGVSFTDRMAVKRDLELMIEAGLAGKIPVVIGTAGGCGAAAHVSWNKEIILELAREKGWHFSLAVIHAEVSKETVWQAWRQNRISPLHPAPRLTEEDINAAVRIVAQMGPEPVMSALEQGAQVVLAGRAYDPAVFCAGALLQGYDKGLAIHMGKILECGAIAASPGSGSDCLLGILQQDSFLVEPLNPIRACTTTSVAAHTLYEKTNPYLLPGPGGVLDLRQTTFTQVTSRTVRVAGSKFVPGESYAVKLEGVKRVGYRTVSVAGCRDPIMIEQIDHIVEAVRERVKDNFKQYGYQYFLHFNIYGRNGVMGSLEPKPKGNPHELGIIIEAVAETQELANTICSFARSTMLHYGYPGRLATAGNLAFPYSPSDFKAGAVYNFNIYHLMQVDDPLSLFPIEIIQAGR from the coding sequence GTGAGGGAATACAAAGTATTATCTCCCACTGCAATATTAGGTTATGGTTTTCCGGAGGAATCTTTTCAGGCCGGATTGGAACGATCCCCCGATCTGATTGCGGTTGATGCGGGTTCCACCGACCCGGGTCCTTACTACCTGGGGGCAGGAGTATCTTTTACCGACCGGATGGCGGTTAAACGTGATTTAGAATTAATGATAGAAGCGGGCCTGGCCGGGAAAATTCCGGTGGTAATCGGTACCGCCGGCGGCTGCGGAGCCGCTGCGCATGTCAGTTGGAATAAAGAGATTATTCTTGAACTGGCCAGGGAAAAGGGCTGGCATTTTTCGCTGGCTGTTATTCATGCGGAAGTAAGTAAAGAAACAGTTTGGCAGGCCTGGCGACAGAACAGGATTTCGCCACTGCATCCGGCGCCCCGGCTGACAGAGGAAGATATTAATGCAGCCGTCAGAATTGTTGCTCAAATGGGTCCGGAACCGGTTATGTCTGCCCTGGAACAGGGTGCCCAGGTGGTGCTGGCGGGCAGGGCTTACGATCCGGCAGTATTCTGTGCCGGCGCGTTGCTGCAGGGCTATGATAAAGGCCTGGCCATACATATGGGCAAAATACTGGAATGCGGGGCGATTGCAGCTTCACCGGGCAGCGGCAGTGACTGCTTGCTGGGTATCCTGCAGCAGGATTCTTTTTTGGTAGAACCTTTAAATCCCATTCGTGCCTGCACTACCACTTCGGTGGCAGCCCATACGCTGTATGAAAAAACCAACCCTTACCTTTTGCCCGGCCCGGGAGGAGTTTTAGATCTCCGGCAGACAACCTTCACGCAAGTAACCTCCCGCACAGTCAGGGTTGCCGGTAGTAAATTTGTCCCCGGCGAAAGTTATGCAGTTAAACTGGAGGGGGTCAAGCGGGTGGGTTACCGGACGGTATCTGTTGCCGGCTGCCGGGATCCCATTATGATTGAGCAAATTGACCATATAGTAGAGGCTGTGCGGGAAAGAGTAAAAGACAACTTTAAGCAATATGGTTATCAGTATTTCTTGCACTTTAACATTTATGGGAGAAACGGTGTTATGGGCAGCCTGGAACCCAAACCGAAAGGCAACCCTCATGAACTGGGGATCATCATTGAAGCGGTAGCTGAGACCCAGGAACTTGCCAATACCATTTGCAGCTTTGCCCGATCTACCATGCTGCATTACGGGTACCCGGGAAGGCTGGCGACAGCAGGCAATTTGGCCTTTCCTTATTCACCGTCGGATTTTAAAGCCGGCGCCGTATATAATTTTAATATTTATCATTTAATGCAGGTTGATGACCCGTTAAGTTTATTCCCGATAGAAATTATTCAGGCAGGGAGGTAA
- a CDS encoding DUF4387 domain-containing protein, whose amino-acid sequence MATVKLQQIASVIRSKNSGPYELTLDVIFKDKPSFDLACRSGVINKTTIARLYGISEADVIGIVEFPPACAIKATIVRPYPSGALGETDVYGAQQHAPLLELTIETD is encoded by the coding sequence TTGGCTACAGTAAAACTACAACAAATTGCCTCGGTAATACGCAGTAAAAATTCCGGGCCTTATGAACTGACCCTGGATGTTATTTTTAAAGACAAGCCCTCCTTTGATTTGGCCTGCCGTTCCGGAGTAATTAATAAAACAACCATTGCCAGGCTTTACGGGATCAGCGAAGCAGACGTGATCGGCATTGTTGAGTTTCCCCCTGCCTGTGCCATCAAAGCCACCATCGTCCGTCCTTACCCTTCGGGTGCATTGGGCGAGACGGATGTTTACGGGGCTCAACAACATGCTCCCTTATTAGAATTAACAATTGAGACAGATTAG